A stretch of DNA from Halobacteriovorax sp. DA5:
TTTTAAGCTTCAAGACTTAGCACTCCATTTTCTAAGTGATAAATCTTCTCACACCTCTTTGCTAAATCCTTATCGTGAGTGACAAGAACAAGACTCATCTTTTCATCGCGAACAATATCAAAGATTAGATTCATGACTTCATCACCAGTATTCTCATCAAGACTTCCACTTGGCTCATCTGCCAGAAGAACACCTGGGTGAGTCACGAGAGCGCGAGCAATGGCAATTCGCTGCTTCTCTCCACCACTTAGCTGATTTGGAAAATGCGTCTTTCGGTGACTCATCCCTACTTTTTCAAGAAAGTAATCCACACGATCTTTCTGATGGCCATTACCATTTACTTCGAGCGGTAAGAGGACATTTTCATATGCATTTAGATGTTCTAATAAATGAAATTGTTGAAAGACCACACCAATATGCTTTGCTCTAAGATCTGTGATCTCTTCGCTATTTAGATCTTTGAGTGAATTATTGCGATATGAAATATCACCACTGGTAGCATCATCAATTCCACATAAGAGTGATAAGAGAGTTGATTTTCCACTACCAGATTTTCCAAGAATTGCGATGGTCTCCCCTTCGCTAACTCCAAGCTCAACACCTTTTAAAACATTGAGGATTTCTTCTCCTTGAGAAAAATCCTTTCTCACTTCTTTAAGTGATAATACTAATTCAGTCATTATAAAGCTTTCCTTATAAACGGTGCGACCGTCTTTGCAATAATCTTGTGTCCTTCCTCATTTGGGTGGATGCCATCGTCAATATTATACTGACGCTGTCCTGCTACATCCTTAAGTAAGAATGGCAGTAGTGTAACTCCCTCTTCTTTTTTTAAATCAGGAAACATTTTTTGAAATTCTTTTGTGTATTCAGGCCCATAATTTGGTGGGATCTGCATTCCTGCCAAAATAACTTTTACACCCTTACTCTTTGCAAGCTTGATAGCATTTTTTAAATTCTCTTTTGTACTCACAAGTTTAATTCCACGAAGTCCATCATTTGCCCCAAGAGCAAGTAGCATAACATCAGGTTTTCCTCTTAAAGACCACTTAAGGCGAGAAACAGCAGAAGCTGAAGTAGAACCGCTAATGCTTGCATTCATGACTTCAATTTCAATGCCTTCTTTTTTTAAGATATCTTTCACAAGATTTGGATAGGCCTTCTCTGGATCAATTCCATAACCGGCAGTAAGAGAGTCTCCGAGGAAGAGAACTTTTGGCGCAGCAAATGTTGAGAGACTAATTAATAGAACTAGTAAAAATTTATTCATAACAACTCCAATCATCTTATTTTAGGGCATCACAGCAAAAATAGCGAAGTTCATTTCGCTTTTTTACAAAGATTTAACAAAGCCTTTATTAATGCTTTGCTGGCCCTCTTTCATCAGTTAAACTAGATAAGTGAGTCAAGGAATCGAGATACTTCAAAAAATATTTGGTTATAGTGCCTTTCGCGGCAATCAAGAAAAGATTGTGGAAAGTGTCATTGCAGGAAATAACGCACTGGTCCTCATGCCAACAGGTGGTGGAAAGTCCTTGTGCTATCAAATTCCAGCACTTGCCCGCTTTGGGACGGCCATTGTTATCTCTCCCCTAATCGCTCTTATGAAAGACCAAGTTGACGCCCTTATTGAAAAAGGCGTCGAAGCGGCCTACTTAAATTCTTCAATTTCTCATAGTGAACAGGATGATATTGTGGGAAATCTTCTCAACGGAAATATTAAGATCCTCTATGTCTCGCCAGAGCGTATGATGAATGAATACTTTCAGCGAATTTTGGAGCGCATTGAGATTTCTCTCTTTGCCATTGATGAGGCCCACTGTGTTTCTCAATGGGGCCATGACTTTAGACCTGAGTATATGCAGCTTGGCATGATCACAAAGAAATTTCCCGACATCCCT
This window harbors:
- a CDS encoding ABC transporter ATP-binding protein — protein: MTELVLSLKEVRKDFSQGEEILNVLKGVELGVSEGETIAILGKSGSGKSTLLSLLCGIDDATSGDISYRNNSLKDLNSEEITDLRAKHIGVVFQQFHLLEHLNAYENVLLPLEVNGNGHQKDRVDYFLEKVGMSHRKTHFPNQLSGGEKQRIAIARALVTHPGVLLADEPSGSLDENTGDEVMNLIFDIVRDEKMSLVLVTHDKDLAKRCEKIYHLENGVLSLEA
- a CDS encoding arylesterase, with product MNKFLLVLLISLSTFAAPKVLFLGDSLTAGYGIDPEKAYPNLVKDILKKEGIEIEVMNASISGSTSASAVSRLKWSLRGKPDVMLLALGANDGLRGIKLVSTKENLKNAIKLAKSKGVKVILAGMQIPPNYGPEYTKEFQKMFPDLKKEEGVTLLPFLLKDVAGQRQYNIDDGIHPNEEGHKIIAKTVAPFIRKAL